A region from the Pempheris klunzingeri isolate RE-2024b chromosome 17, fPemKlu1.hap1, whole genome shotgun sequence genome encodes:
- the foxj1a gene encoding forkhead box protein J1-A, with amino-acid sequence MLSLSCADPWPEGSVGLEEEVVTAAAQAEERDNSINSSISGCCSSVNLDDSLTSLQWLQEFSILGANVPQQAHHQAHLFGHQPLGSDAPASPLAGDPASIGMPLTPGKPTAAAYSRMQTLPGIVAHGHCPDEVDYKTNAHIKPPYSYATLICMAMQASKKSKITLSCIYKWITDNFCYYRHADPTWQNSIRHNLSLNKCFIKVPRQKDEPGKGGFWKIDPQYAERLLSGAYKKRRMPPVQINPALQNRLRINLQPQSRGLHSPTGGQSSLCINPESQRLLREFEEATGADQNWDPHLAEGTMLGSWPVVRGRSGHKRKQSQGFRYGAAKGPRRSSSPLLSVDEQKEIGPLKGDFDWDALLDSALNGELSLDGGEPLSPIMKEEDLTVRGTHISPVEAPTGTADIHVLVETQRNNDVSDFDEETFLATAFLESPWPEEEEQGRNDFLCSSTVNLDQLFDLGDSLGGDPSTRIDTLL; translated from the exons ATGCTGTCTCTGAGCTGCGCCGACCCCTGGCCTGAAGGCTCggtggggctggaggaggaggtggtgaccGCCGCAGCCCAGGCTGAGGAGCGGGacaacagcatcaacagcagcatcagcggctgctgcagctccgtCAACCTGGACGACAGCTTGACCAGCCTGCAGTGGCTGCAGGAGTTCTCCATCCTCGGTGCCAACGTGCCGCAGCAGGCCCACCACCAGGCGCACCTGTTCGGCCACCAGCCGCTGGGCTCCGACGCCCCGGCCTCCCCTCTGGCCGGGGACCCCGCCTCCATCGGCATGCCCCTGACCCCGGGGAAGCCCACGGCGGCGGCCTACAGCAGGATGCAGACCCTCCCCGGCATCGTGGCTCACGGTCACTGCCCCGATGAGGTGGACTACAAGACCAACGCGCACATCAAGCCGCCCTACTCGTACGCGACGCTCATCTGCATGGCCATGCAGGCCAGCAAGAAGAGCAAGATCACCCTGTCCTGCATCTACAAGTGGATCACCGACAACTTCTGCTACTACCGACATGCTGATCCCACCTGGCAG AACTCCATCCGACACAACCTGTCGCTCAACAAGTGCTTCATCAAGGTGCCGCGGCAGAAGGACGAGCCAGGGAAGGGAGGTTTCTGGAAGATCGACCCACAGTATGCTGAGCGTCTCTTGAGCGGCGCTTATAAGAAGAGGCGAATGCCGCCGGTCCAGATCAACCCGGCGCTGCAGAACAGGCTCCGGATCAACCTCCAGCCCCAGTCCAGAGGCCTCCACAGCCCCACAGGGGGTCAGAGCAGCCTGTGCATCAACCCCGAGTCCCAGCGGCTCCTCAGGGAGTTTGAAGAGGCAACCGGCGCCGACCAGAACTGGGACCCTCATCTGGCTGAAGGGACCATGCTGGGGTCCTGGCCGGTGGTCAGGGGGAGAAGTGGACACAAGAGGAAACAGTCACAGGGCTTCAGATATGGCGCCGCCAAAGGCCCCCGACGCTCCAGCTCCCCACTGCTCTCCGTGGACGAACAGAAGGAGATCGGACCTCTGAAGGGCGACTTTGACTGGGACGCTCTGCTGGACTCGGCCCTCAATGGGGAGCTCAGTTTAGACGGAGGAGAGCCTCTGAGTCCCATAATGAAGGAGGAGGACCTGACAGTGCGGGGGACCCACATCTCCCCCGTTGAAGCCCCTACGGGGACAGCGGACATCCACGTGTTGGTGGAGACCCAAAGGAATAATGACGTGTCAGACTTCGATGAGGAGACCTTCCTCGCCACAGCCTTCCTGGAGAGCCCCtggccagaggaggaggagcaaggCCGCAATgatttcctctgcagctccaccgTCAACCTGGACCAGCTGTTTGACCTCGGAGACTCATTAGGCGGAGACCCGAGCACCCGGATTGACACCCTCCTTTGA
- the amdhd2 gene encoding N-acetylglucosamine-6-phosphate deacetylase translates to MPSNKSVSDAPITQFINCRILRDHQLQREDLWVRDGRILDPEKLFFDEQGYADKRVDCEGSIIAPGFIDVQINGGYGIDFSLASEDVSGGVSFVAKKILEHGVTSFCPTLVTSPPAVYHKVLPQVKVHNGGAHGAGVLGFHLEGPFISAEKKGAHPEQFLRPFQSGAIEDLMEAYGSLDNVAMVTLAPELAGSQSVVRELCQRGITVSLGHSVANLSQAEEAVQHGASFITHLFNAMLPFHHRDPGIVGLLTSDQVPAGRTVYYGMIADGIHTNPAALRIAHRAHPSGLVLVTDAITAMGLPPGRHTLGQQVIEIRGLHAYVAGTKTLSGSIATMDMCIRHFKQASGCSVEEALEAASLHPAQLLGISHKKGKLDYGSDADLVLLDDALNIRATYISGEEVWRKGP, encoded by the exons ATGCCGTCCAACAAATCAGTGTCTGACGCTCCCATCACACAGTTCATCAACTGCAGGATCCTCAGAGACCACCAGCTGCAgag agaggacCTGTGGGTGCGTGACGGGAGGATTTTAGATCCAGAAAAGCTGTTCTTCGATGAGCAGGGTTATGCAGACAAGCGTGTGGACTGTGAAGGCAGCATCATCGCACCGGGCTTTATCGATGTTCAGATCAATG GAGGATACGGCATCGACTTCTCTCTGGCCTCTGAGGACGTCAGCGGAGGAGTTTCTTTTGTGGCCAAGAAGATCCTGGAGCACGGGGTGACGTCCTTCTGTCCCACGCTGGTCACCTCTCCCCCCGCGGTCTACCACAAG GTTCTGCCTCAGGTCAAAGTTCACAATGGAGGAGCGCACGGAGCTGGAGTTCTTG GGTTTCACCTGGAGGGCCCGTTCATCAGCGCGGAGAAGAAAGGAGCCCACCCGGAGCAGTTCCTCCGTCCCTTCCAGTCGGGAGCGATCGAGGACCTGATGGAAGCCTACGGCAGCCTGGACAATGTCGCCATGGTGACGCTGGCTCCCGAGCTGGCCGGCAGCCAATCAGTGGTGAGGGAGCTCTGCCAGAGGGGCATCACTGTGTCCTTAG GTCACTCTGTGGCCAACCTGTCCCAAGCTGAGGAGGCCGTTCAGCACGGAGCCTCCTTCATCACTCACCTCTTCAACGCCATGCTGCCT TTCCACCACCGGGACCCCGGCATAGTGGGTCTGCTGACCAGCGACCAGGTTCCTGCAGGCAGGACCGTCTACTACGGCATGATAGCCGACGGGATCCACACCAACCCTGCAGCCCTGCGGATCGCTCACAGAGCTCATCCTTCGG GTTTGGTGCTGGTGACGGATGCCATCACAGCGATGGGTCTCCCTCCTGGTCGTCACACACTGGGCCAGCAGGTCATCGAGATCCGGGGTCTGCACGCTTACGTGGCAG GCACAAAGACCCTCAGCGGCAGCATAGCCACGATGGACATGTGTATACGGCATTTTAAACAGGCTTCAG GCTGCAGCGTAGAGGAAGCTCTGGAAGCGGCCTCGCTCCATCCCGCTCAGCTGCTCGGCATCAGCCACAAAAAGGGAAAGCTGGACTACGGCTCAGACGCAG ACCTCGTTTTGCTCGATGATGCCCTCAACATCAGAGCCACGTATATTTCTGGAGAGGAGGTTTGGAGGAAAGGACCGTAG